GTTTGATAGGGGGTTCTTTTGTCTGGCATTCTAACGTgtgtttacttttgtttttcgCGGAGGCAGATGAAAGCCTTTCGCTTTCACACGAGTGGATAAAACATGTGGTTTCAATTTTACCACGAATGGCTTCAACTAAAGTGTTTTGATGTGTTTTGGCAATAAGCTGAGATTGCATTAGATGTCTGTTAAGTGATGTGTGAATTGCTATAATGATTTAGAATTGCCATGTCTGGCACATTAATTGTTTAGGAATGAAATACTACTTCAATAGCGAAAATAAGTTGTTTTGACCTTTTTTGTATGGCCTTTATAAATTGGTAGTCATATGTTGCGACCTAACCTCGGGTGAATCActtaggatttggctaatgaattattaaatctaaaatTAGCTTGGACTCTCCTAAACCCAtatcaattcacgacttagattcaaaatcttaatatgcaaatgatttttcaattagaaattgccactagtttattttttgtgggtcaattagaaattcaagtaaagtaacgagatatttactttactcctgcGAATCAGaaattgtgagttcggggacttgattacgctagatttctctaacgtcctttcggtacctttctcttttatttcgaaaaaaaaatattttgtaagcagcttgaattaattttaatttacttccctaacatgtgaagtgataatgcgggtgcgcaaaccaccaatttaacacccaaataaagcACTAAATAAATTATgggacttacctcataacaaCGAAAACATCTACAATGTTAGATTATAATTCACATTAACAGtctagatataatttctaataaacacgcaatcactcaatttttttcaatattttcttttatttaaatgaaGCCTAGAAAttacgtgcaatgcaatgcaatgatgtacaaatttattttaactaaaatgacatgcaacatgcaaccTTAACATGCGAACTATATGTCActcgacatttattaaatgacctaatctagtGATAGGAAAAGATTAATGCAACTATTCTAACATTTACACATTTAGATGACATGCAATGGatgacctaattctacatgaattgtgcatgataatttttatgttttcttttatttttaattaagtttcgaaattaaaattactcaataattaaacatgcaatttaaattaatgaaaggaaaaactaacatcctaaattaattttttttgggatttttatttccaaaattcgaataaataaatttcttattctaaacatgcaaaataaccctaaaacaagcaatattctAACATAAagctaatctaactcaaatatatattttttggttttcttttcttttgcggaaacaaaatcaatttaaacaaCATGACATTAAATCAGGCAAGATATGATTGATATCCATATAGTAAATTGACAGATCATATCTTGCGTATGAGATCGGATTTgccaattttaacaaaaattgcgaatcgtatctcgagcgtgagatcaaATTGACGATTTTTTTCGTACGATTGCAAGTCATATTTCGAGCTTAAAATTAgactgtcaatcatatgcatATTATGAAATTAagaagatttcccaatttaagAGGCTACTCGAGATTACGAATAGGATTATATATCATGAACTTCGATAATGTGCTTCaagatattttaaataaggcAACGGAAtatttgaaaatcgaattagACTAAATTTTTACCTAATCTAAATATTGGCTTTCAAATTTGAACTATGTGCAATTGGACCAGGATTGCAATCAGTTCCTCAATAGTGAACAGCAACAGTGGCAAGTCGGTGGTGAGCGGCAGTGATCTCGTTGTCAGGACACGAGCATACGTGGTTTAGTCATGATGACTCAGCAAAAACCTGCAAATAAAAATCGAGATTATGTTGGTTTTTGATTGAGAGCTTGCTGGACCGCCACTATTGCATCGCTCGTGCGTTAATCCGGAATTGGGAATTCGCCAAAATATCTGAACGTTGGTCAAGGAGGTGGTCTTGTGCAGCAACAGGGACCCATAGAGATGTTGACTTTGCTAATGCAAGGGTGCTTGAAGCGTTGGACTATTATTTGGATGGAACTTTGTGGCATCAAACCCACTGAATAGGACAAACTGAACGTGAAGGCCAAACCCCAGGGAAAGGAGAAATTTCTTGGCTTTCTCAATGTCCTTTTGAGGGGTGTGGCCCCGATGATGTGGTGTTCACTGGCGCACAATTCAGCCCGCGAAGCAAAGAAAATCGATGGCACAATCTGAACATCAAGTAATTGAGGCTGAGGTCGTTGATAAAGGTATCTGTTGGTGGTCTGGTTCGTCTGGACAGCAGGGGCGGTGTCGTTGGTAGCTCGCGGTTCAGTCGAGTGAGCAGCAGTGGCGAAAGGCAATATAGCTCTGGTACTAGACACGGCAGTACGGACGACGATGGGGGTGGTGAGCAGCAGTGGCGAAAGGCAATATAGCTCTGGTACTAGACACGGCAGTACGGACGACGATGGGGTGGTGAGCAGCAGCAATAGGGGACGTGGAGCTAGAGGCAGCGGCTCAGCGTCGTCGGATCAGCAACTAATCATCGCAAAAATTGTAACCCATCCgcatccttttctttcctttatttctttttctttcctacaAACAAGAGAATCGGTTGCCGCATGTTTACATTCACAGGATCAgcaaaaaattcttttccattgGATCATCCAACAACCCAAAAATTGACCGAATATTGCCAAAAGTTCTTGACCGTATAGAATTTTCCCGATTCCAAATCTTGCGAACATGAGCTTGCAATATCTCCTTCTCGTGCCTGTCTTTATTGAGAATATATGAATAGATTGCACAAATATACGAAAAATCCACCatcatattattaaaaatattaaatcgtCATTCCTCATAAGTTAATTTTCGGTCATAAGAAAATAACGGGCTTGGGCtaattctctctcttcatgggcttagcccaactcatcaaattaaaccTTAGAACCATCAATTCAAACCCATCTCTTGCCAGTccaatgcaataataataataaaaaatgctacacaatttaattctagtttttttttaggggttaaaaattaatcttgaattttctatgcaataaataattggatcaccaaaatttatgtgtcaacatcATATGTATGGAATGGAGTTGTTCTACCGTTAAACGTGTTTGGGATAAATCTTAACACTATAGCTATTAAACAATCTCGTATGAGAAAACAATCTTGCCCAGTTATGAGGTGTTCTAAATTTAAGGAATAAGTGTActgaaagttctaaaatttatcataaaaatgcaattgagtcctaaaactttcaaaaaatgcaatcatatcacaaaacttgttaaatttgcGCAATCAAATCTTTCTATTAACTCCCTCACCATTTTCCCTTAGTCTAGACGGATGAAGTTAGTAAAAGGATttgattgaaccaatttaacaaattttatgatttgattgcactttttaaaagttttagaattttcaatgtacttatttctaaatttaaaatatgtaTTGCCAAACAAGCACATTATGGCATTTGGCAATATAATCACAGCACAACATAGTTACAATATGGTTAAAATTGTGCCAAACGAAAACTATAGgctccattattttattttattttattttaattttattagtaGAAATGGCAATTGCAATAAGATATTCCAAGCATCCTTGAACCCCATCATCCAATTAACTAGAAGAAATCATCAAACTTTTACCAATATAAAAAGGGGGAAGAGTAGAACCAATTAGGCACTTTGTCTCTTTCTTGGTGACATTTGATCGTGTGCATTTGATGTTTGCTATCTCTAAGTGGATGTATTTGAAAGTCGGCCTATCATAGGCAGACCACGTGAAACATCATATGTAGCATGGCCATGAGCccaagaatttttttcaatgtgTTAATAATTACATAATTCCACGGTGACATAATAATATCCTTGGCCTTGCCCTTAAATGGTCAAAGATCCCTCTCATTATGCAAGCATTTgattttttctaactttttcttttttgggatcAGATAAAACAATTTCGATCCTTCTTGCTGTTCACGGAAGTTCTTCCTTCCAAATATATGATCCcggatttaattaatttgcatactCCTCAATGAGCTGATCAGGCATTGCCTAGCTCCATATTCGTGTAAACTAAGCCGATAACACTGCTAAAGATACATTGCAGAATCtgaatgttcttttttttttttttttttttactgaagaagaagaaataattgaacACAATACTTACTCTCGTCCACCCACCTTTTAGAGCGTGGAGTCCGTCAAATTGAGCAAACCATGTCCGACCATCTTTTGCCTTAGAGAAGAGTACCGGATGCTTTCTCAATTACATTGGCCAAAAACTATCATCTTTTTTACCTAAGATGGTCAAGAGTTTCTCTAAAAATTTACCatcaatcttgattttcttAGTTTCATTAATGTAGCAAGATGTACAATATCATGCTCCAGAAAATTATTATTCCGAACTTTATGTAAGTTGATGGGTCTCTTTTTATCTATTTAGAGTGTTAAATTCTACCGATATATCATCCGAAATAACTACTCTTGAGTTATCCCGATATTTACCTCTTcctattttggtattttccctCTTATAATGGGACTTATGAGGGATTATCCTGATCTGCTAGTTTAATTAGTTAAACAAGATGATCCAAACGTAGGAAAACCACAAAAAAGAGTAGTTATAAAAGAAGATGTAGTATATTGAAGTTGCTTGCTCTTAGGTTTATTGGTAGCTGTCGTGACCTAAATTTCGAGTgcatcacctaaaattaggttaatggactactaagtctaacTTAGTTCGGgttctcccaagctcataccaattcgcaactttaggttcaagttcttaatatgcaattgattttcaattaggagtcgcgactaatctattttttgtgggtcgattagaaaccaaaATAAAGTAAttggagatttactttactcttacgaaccagagattgtgagtttgggaacttggttacgctagatttctctaatgccctttcggtacctttctcttttattttaaaaaaatgttttgcaagcagcttaaattaattttaaatctatttccctaacatgtgaggtaatcaTACGAGTGCGcaaatcatcaatttaacacccagatgaaaagtaatgaataaattgcaaaactaacTTCAGGACAACGAAAGCATTTGcgttgttaaatcagaattcacatcaacaaccctaatttaattttctctttttttgttttttcctttttttccttcccgaGCAAGGCTTGTGCTCGTGCGGTGGCTGGTCACCGTCAGTCGCCGATCGCCGGTCGCGGTCGTCGGATCTCCAGCGTGAGGGCTCTGGTGGCAAGTGGAGCAGCGAGCAAGGACACTGGTTGAAGCAGCACGGGTGCCGGCATTGCTTAGAGGCGCGCGGACCAACAACACAAGCAGTGGATCATGATTCAGGCAAGACAGGGGCAGCGTTCAGGCAGCAGGGACCAACGGAGCGAGGGTGTCAAGGCTCCTGGCACTACAGGTTGGCATCAGCAGAGGGGACTTAGGATCTGCAATGTTGTGGACAGAGACGCAAAGGTCACTGGGTTGCGTACAGAGGCAGGCTCAAATCTACCGGCGTCGGACACCCAAGTGGTGAGATCGGGACAACAGCGGTCGTCAAGCAGAGGTTGGAAGGCACCGAGGAGAGGCTGAGGCACGCAAGTGCAGGCGagagcggcgacggcgaacgGGTTGCAGGTCAAGCGGAGCAAGAGCAGCACTGGAAGTGTAGGTCATAGCAGCAAGGGACAACTCGTGGAAAAGGCGTAGCAGGACAAAGTGGCTGAATGGCCCGGGCGTCGCGGAGGGGTGCTTGAAGTGACGGTGGCTGACGGTAATGACGGCAGGCTTCATGCGGCAAGGGAGGCTCATGGGTGCTGCAAGTCGCGAGGGAACGAGCGGCGGTTCGGCGTAGGATCGAGTGCTGCGGCACGGAGGTGATTAGCAGCAGCCTAGGTTGCACgaacacggacacgcgacacggcTGAAGTCAGAGGGAGCGGCTCAACTTCGCTATGCATAGATCTCTCTTTGGTTATACCGATGAAAGAAGTGGCTACGATGATTCAATAAGAGTCTTCGCCGAGCCGTCCCGGAGAAATGGGAGCAGAAAGGGATTTTATTATTTAGCAAATACCACAATATGCACTATGAAAGGTCcgtgacacgacacgccgatacgtcatttctcaaaaatagagaaattcgACATGTtttgacacgttatatattaaataaatatttttatatataaatgcataaataactaaataataaaaaaagcctagaattaatctatactaaaaaaattaatcctacatttgttaatatcatccattgttttaattttacaaattcaattacatttcattgtaataatccataaaacttggaggaaaaaacaagtaatccatgttccattattaaatttaaaatttaacaataggaaaaaaaaatcaacattccaTCATCAAATATAGTAAAAAGTCATTCATTCACATTATCAACTTCttctaaaaaaaacaaaaaacaaaacagactCATCTATAGCTCATCAAGtgaaaaatttgcaatttcAAGCACCCCAACatcttcaaataaatattggaaattttttttagcttttattattttatttttcatatatttatatttagaccccaaaagttttggaaatttgtaaaaataaccCCGTGCGTGTCAGAGTCACGTGTCAGAATTTCCGACTCGCGTGTTGAAGCATGTCGAAGgcagttgaccacgtgtcggagcgtgtcggacatgATACCAAGGGTctcggagagtgtccgtgcaaCCTAGGCAACGGCGGCGGGAGAAGCTCTGGAGAAGACAAATAGtagctattttctttttttgtttttcttttctctctctctccatcactCTCACCTGTCTCTCacatcttctctctctactttttgCACCTCCTTTGACTTCAAAGCGAGCATAAGGAAAACCTAGAagaatttttctctctcactttccttcacttttggaCTTTTTGTGTTCTCTTTTCTCAAACGAAGAGAAGGCCCccaaagagttttttttttttccaagagaAGGCCCCCCCTCGATCAACCTCCATACACCCTTTTATAGGCAAaacaaatgcaatctttttttgaatatttcatCTCACGAAGATTATCTATAACCTCCCGATCACaaaatccttttattttcctcatctccTAAATATTCTCCACTGATTTTATCGCCTATTGCTAAAAATAAGATTGCAAtgcgattttcttaaattctaaaaatccaccgtaatatcatatcaaatcttcatttagataattttttatcatttaaaaagaacgggctcgggccaatttgCTCGCTCCGTGGGCTTATTCCGGCTTGCCAAGTTAAAGCTCAAAACTACTAATTCGAATCCATCTGCCACTAGTCCAATAGATAAATGCAAATACacctaaatttatatgctatgcaattaatattttttaaggataaaattaacccataattttctatgcaatagataaatgactggatcgccaaaatttatgCGTCAACAGTAATCCTGCGTAGGGATGTACAAcgggaaccgcccgaaccgggaaccgattgAACCGGACTGAGGCGGTTCCCACGATTGGCGGTCCAGTTctcggttcctaatcttggaaccggtggccggtcggtctggttctcggttccaaggtgggaaccaaACCGACTGGACcgaaccaaatttttttatataatttatatacatagaattaataaaatatataaacatgataacttattgcaaccaaaattgcaatttgaggtagaaacctcttatgtggccaagagaccattaaaaccatttttgttactcttttatttatagaaaaaatctcattgttagtttcatcttctactCGATGTAGGACTAAGGCTTCAAGAGAcccacaaggcacttcaagcctccaaAAGTTCCACATTGACTAAACATTTAAAGAGTAGAAGaaagattgtctataaaatctaaACCAAGTACAACTTTTTGCCAAATTGTTCATGGCCTTCATGGTTAAAGTTAAGTGTGAAACACATAAAGTATGTGAATCACACAAAtaaagtttgaatattttgcacatgAAACcatgtgtgattagttttgttgaatcgCTCAAGAATCGAATTtgattgatcggtccggagTGCGGTCaatctttagtgcaaaaaaaatAGAGCTGATtttgttggaccggaccggaccggatcAGAACCGATGGTTTGGTCCATGgttcgcaattttgggaaccggtgctcccggtccggttctcaaTTCTAAGGTGGAATCAGACCGAACTGGGAACCGATGATCCCTAATCCTGTGTTGCGTTGCCAAACGTAGTACCACGCAATAATTCAAAGGTTTCTAAAAAACAAAGCCCGTATTACAAGTTCACACACATTAGCGAAAGACGGGGAATCAATGCGATGTGATTGctgagaaaagaaaacatcagAAAGTCGTTGGAACAAACTTTAACAAATCTTGCATCGGACACATAAATGGAAAGAACCAATTAGCTGCTGATAAAATTCCACGCTTTGAAAGAGCGACAAACCAGGAAAGTCCACGTCACGTCGATGAAATGCTATTggcatattttccaaaattcactCCACCACAGCAGTGCAGCTTTCCTAGTTCTAGAGTAACTGCATGGATGACTTTGTTCTTGTCAAAGATAGTTCCACAAGCCTTCTGCATCGGAGTACTCCTGTGATTCCTCCGGCCGTGGCGGGCTCAAGAGCATCCCCTCCGCCATGTCAGCTAACAGGTTCGGCATATTCAAAATGGCGTCCTCGTCGATGAATTCTTGCCCCGAGGCTGCCGTGTGCTCGTTTGAGTCGATGCCGAGATCCCACCTCAGGAGCCTCGCAGTCGCTGCTCTCGATGCGGTAGCGCGTATGTCGGATGGCGACGTGGAAGGCGGAATAGGATATGTAAGGACCGAACTTGGAAAGTTCAGGAGGGCGCCAGGACCTTTCAGAGCAAGGGCAGCAACGTCATAGGCGGCCGCAGCCATCTCCGGGGTGGGGTAAGTGCCAAGCCAAATGCGTGTGGCTTTCCGCGGCTCTCGTATCTCGGACACCCATTTCCGTCCC
The sequence above is drawn from the Eucalyptus grandis isolate ANBG69807.140 chromosome 11, ASM1654582v1, whole genome shotgun sequence genome and encodes:
- the LOC104426958 gene encoding ethylene-responsive transcription factor ERF027; the encoded protein is MDQHSLLADASRSPACHPPVSRRHPEYRGIRSRGRKWVSEIREPRKATRIWLGTYPTPEMAAAAYDVAALALKGPGALLNFPSSVLTYPIPPSTSPSDIRATASRAATARLLRWDLGIDSNEHTAASGQEFIDEDAILNMPNLLADMAEGMLLSPPRPEESQEYSDAEGLWNYL